One Triticum dicoccoides isolate Atlit2015 ecotype Zavitan chromosome 4B, WEW_v2.0, whole genome shotgun sequence genomic window carries:
- the LOC119294746 gene encoding linoleate 9S-lipoxygenase 1, whose amino-acid sequence MILGGLIDSLTGANKSARLKGTVVLMRKNVLDLTDFGATIMDGIGEFIGKGVTCQLISSTLVDHDNGGRGKVGAEAELEQWVTSLPSLTTGESKFGLTFDWEVEKLGVPGAIIVNNHHSSEFLLKTVTLHDVPGRGNLSFVANSWIYPASSYTYSRVFFANDTYLPSQMPAALKPYRDDELRNLRGDDQQGPYQEHDRVYRYDVYNDLGEGRPVLGGSADHPYPRRGRTGRKPNANDPNLESRLSLLEQIYVPRDEKFGHLKTSDFLGYSIKAITQGILPAVRTYVDTTPGEFDSFQDIINLYEGGIKLPNVPALEELRKQFPLQLIKDLLPVGGDSLLKLPVPHIIQADKQAWRTDEEFAREVLAGVNPVMITRLTEFPPKSSLDPSKFGDHTSTITAAHIEKNLEGLTVQQALESNRLYILDHHDRFMPFLIDVNNLPGNFIYATRTLFFLRGDGRLTPLAIELSEPVIQGGLTTAKSKVYTPVPSGSVEGWVWEFAKAYVAVNDSGWHQLVSHWLNTHAVMEPFVISTNRQLSVTHPVHKLLSPHYRDTMTINALARQTLINAGGIFEMTVFPGKFALGMSSVVYKDWKFTEQGLPNDLIKRGMAVEDPSSPYKVRLLVSDYPYAADGLAIWHAIEQYVSEYLAIYYPDDGVVQGDVELQAWWKEAREVGHGDLKDAPWWPRMQAVGELAKACTTIIWIGSALHAAVNFGQYPYAGFLPNRPTVSRRRMPEPGTDEYAELERDPERAFIHTITSQIQTIIGISLLEVLSKHSSDELYLGQRDTPEWTSDPKALEVFKRFSERLVEIESKVVGMNHDPELKNRNGPAKFPYMLLYPNTSDHKGAAAGLTAKGIPNSISI is encoded by the exons ATGATACTGGGCGGGCTGATCGACAGCCTGACGGGGGCGAACAAGAGCGCGCGGCTCAAGGGCACGGTGGTGCTGATGCGCAAGAACGTGCTGGACCTCACCGACTTCGGCGCCACCATCATGGACGGCATCGGCGAGTTCATCGGCAAGGGCGTCACCTGCCAGCTCATCAGCTCCACCCTCGTCGACCACG ACAACGGCGGGCGCGGGAAGGTGGGCGCGGAGGCGGAGCTGGAGCAGTGGGTGACGAGCCTGCCGTCGCTGACCACGGGGGAGTCCAAGTTCGGCCTCACCTTCGACTGGGAGGTGGAGAAGCTGGGCGTGCCGGGCGCCATCATCGTCAACAACCACCACAGCTCCGAGTTCCTGCTCAAGACCGTCACCCTCCACGACGTCCCCGGCCGCGGCAACCTCTCCTTCGTCGCCAACTCATGGATCTACCCCGCCTCCAGCTACACCTACAGCCGTGTCTTCTTCGCCAACGAT ACGTACCTGCCGAGCCAGATGCCGGCGGCGCTGAAGCCGTACCGCGACGACGAGCTCCGTAACCTGCGGGGCGACGACCAGCAGGGCCCCTACCAGGAGCACGACCGCGTCTACCGCTACGACGTCTACAACGACCTCGGCGAGGGCCGCCCCGTCCTCGGCGGCAGCGCCGACCACCCCTACCCGCGCCGCGGACGCACCGGGCGCAAGCCCAACGCCAACGATCCCAACCTGGAGAGCCGGCTGTCGCTGCTAGAGCAGATCTACGTGCCGCGGGACGAGAAGTTCGGCCACCTCAAGACGTCCGACTTCCTGGGCTACTCCATCAAGGCCATCACGCAGGGCATCCTGCCGGCGGTGCGCACCTACGTCGACACCACCCCCGGCGAGTTCGACTCCTTCCAGGACATCATCAACCTCTACGAGGGCGGCATCAAGCTGCCCAACGTCCCCGCCCTCGAGGAGCTGCGCAAGCAGTTCCCGCTCCAGCTCATCAAGGACCTCCTCCCCGTGGGCGGCGACTCGCTGCTCAAGCTCCCCGTCCCCCACATCATCCAGGCGGACAAGCAGGCGTGGAGGACCGACGAGGAGTTCGCCCGGGAGGTGCTCGCCGGCGTCAACCCGGTCATGATCACGCGTCTCACG gagttCCCGCCAAAAAGTAGCCTGGACCCTAGCAAGTTTGGTGACCACACCAGCACCATCACGGCGGCACACATCGAGAAGAACCTCGAGGGCCTCACCGTGCAGCAG GCGCTGGAAAGCAACAGGCTGTACATCCTTGATCACCACGACCGGTTCATGCCGTTCCTGATCGACGTCAACAACCTGCCCGGCAACTTCATCTACGCCACCAGGACCCTCTTCTTCCTGCGCGGCGACGGCAGGCTCACGCCGCTCGCCATCGAGCTCAGCGAGCCTGTCATCCAGGGCGGCCTCACCACCGCCAAGAGCAAGGTGTACACGCCGGTGCCGAGCGGCTCCGTCGAAGGCTGGGTGTGGGAGTTCGCCAAGGCCTACGTCGCCGTCAACGACTCCGGGTGGCACCAGCTCGTCAGCCACTG GCTGAACACCCACGCGGTGATGGAGCCGTTCGTGATCTCGACGAACCGGCAGCTCAGCGTGACGCACCCGGTGCACAAGCTGCTGAGCCCGCACTACCGCGACACCATGACCATCAACGCGCTGGCGCGGCAGACGCTCATCAACGCCGGCGGCATCTTTGAGATGACGGTGTTcccgggcaagttcgcgctggggaTGTCGTCCGTGGTGTACAAGGACTGGAAGTTCACGGAGCAGGGCCTGCCCAACGATCTCATCAAGAG GGGCATGGCGGTGGAGGACCCGTCGAGCCCGTACAAGGTGCGGCTGCTGGTGTCAGACTACCCGTACGCGGCGGACGGGCTTGCGATCTGGCACGCCATCGAGCAGTACGTGAGCGAGTACCTGGCCATCTACTACCcggacgacggcgtggtgcagggcGACGTGGAGCTGCAGGCGTGGTGGAAGGAGGCGCGCGAGGTTGGGCACGGCGACCTCAAGGACGCGCCATGGTGGCCGAGGATGCAAGCCGTGGGCGAGCTGGCCAAGGCGTGCACCACCATCATCTGGATCGGATCGGCGCTGCACGCGGCGGTCAACTTCGGGCAGTACCCATACGCGGGGTTCCTCCCGAACCGGCCGACGGTGAGCCGGCGCCGCATGCCGGAGCCCGGGACGGACGAGTACGCGGAGTTAGAGCGCGACCCAGAGCGGGCCTTCATCCACACCATCACCAGCCAGATCCAGACCATCATTGGCATCTCGCTGTTGGAGGTGTTGTCCAAACACTCCTCTGACGAGTTGTACCTGGGGCAGCGCGACACGCCGGAGTGGACCTCGGACCCCAAGGCCCTGGAGGTTTTCAAGCGGTTCAGCGAGCGGCTGGTGGAGATCGAGAGCAAGGTGGTGGGCATGAACCACGACCCGGAGTTGAAGAACCGGAACGGCCCGGCCAAGTTCCCCTACATGCTGCTCTACCCCAACACCTCCGACCACAagggcgccgccgccggcctcACCGCCAAGGGCATCCCCAACAGCATCTCCATCTGA